A genome region from Macrotis lagotis isolate mMagLag1 chromosome 4, bilby.v1.9.chrom.fasta, whole genome shotgun sequence includes the following:
- the ZNF219 gene encoding zinc finger protein 219 isoform X2, with the protein MALIFRFPTSLFLVSSLDPAAPLLSWQGSRPRSPGGPLALPAFDGELDLQRYSNGPGLSGGPAGMGAAGWPEGRGSGRRFPCPVCGKRFRFNSILALHLRAHPGAQPFQCPHCGHRTAQRALLRLHLRTHQPERPRSPAARLLLELEERALLREARLGSAPGPLLPAPPPAELPAPAPAPAPAPSLPAFRCPFCKGKFRTAAERERHLHILHRPWKCSLCSFGASQEEELLRHSLAAHGAPERPLAPNAAGPQPRPRPESEAAPELEPEPEPEPEPAPAPAAAPEEPPAPPEFRCQVCGQSFTQSWFLKGHMRKHKASFDHACPVCGRCFKEPWFLKNHMKVHASKLGALRAPGPGSGPPRAPPPPDLGLLAYEPLGPALLLAPAPPPGERAEPPGLLGYLSLRAGKARPNGEGSEPGAGRGFGGFRPLPARERRPRLEEPEEEEEEVVVEAEEDSWTRGRALGALASLHRRPGEGAAHPAPAAGCPPRPAASQEENGLLVGGARPEGARGASGKDCPFCGKSFRSAHHLKVHLRVHTGERPYKCPHCDYAGTQSGSLKYHLQRHHREQRSGAGPGPPPEPPPPPQRGSTPSQGAKASPAPPSWAEGALASRLPSSATAPSRRKPVSPGRTLRNGRGGEAEPLDLSLRAGAGGEAGAGGSLHRCLFCPFATGAPELMALHLQVHHSRRARGRRPPQSAPSPPSSACVLSGELTPSPPQDGDDGSPGLSRAGEAAGAGVGGQER; encoded by the exons ATGGCTCTTATCTTCCGGTTCCCCACTTCCCTCTTCCTTGTATCCTCTCTTGACCCGGCCGCTCCGCTCCTGTCTTGGCAGGGCTCACGGCCGCGCTCCCCGGGCGGCCCCCTCGCCCTGCCGGCCTTCGACGGCGAGCTGGACCTGCAGCGTTACTCCAACGGGCCGGGCCTGAGCGGGGGGCCGGCGGGCATGGGGGCGGCCGGCTGGCCCGAGGGCCGCGGGAGCGGGCGGCGCTTCCCGTGCCCGGTGTGCGGGAAGCGCTTTCGCTTCAACTCGATCCTGGCGCTGCATCTGCGGGCCCACCCGGGCGCCCAGCCCTTCCAGTGCCCGCACTGCGGCCACCGCACGGCGCAGAGGGCCCTGCTGCGCCTGCACTTGCGCACGCACCAGCCCGAGCGCCCGCGCAGCCCCGCCGCGCGCCTGCTGCTGGAGCTGGAGGAGCGCGCCCTGCTGCGGGAGGCCCGGCTGGGCAGTGCGCCCGGGCCGCTCCTGccagccccgccccccgccgagctccccgccccggccccggccccggccccggccccttCGCTACCTGCCTTCCGCTGCCCCTTCTGCAAAGGCAAGTTCCGCACGGCGGCGGAGCGCGAACGCCACCTGCACATCCTCCACCGGCCCTGGAAGTGCAGCCTGTGCAGCTTCGGCGCCAGCCAGGAGGAGGAGCTGCTGCGCCACAGCCTGGCGGCTCACGGCGCCCCCGAGCGCCCCCTGGCGCCCAACGCCGCCGGTCCCCAGCCCCGGCCACGGCCCGAGTCCGAGGCGGCCCCGGAGCTCGAGCCCGAGCCGGAGCCCGAGCCGgagcccgccccggccccggccgccgCCCCGGAGGAGCCCCCGGCGCCCCCGGAGTTCCGCTGCCAAGTCTGCGGCCAGAGTTTCACCCAGTCCTGGTTTCTCAAGGGCCACATGCGCAAGCACAAGGCCTCCTTCGACCACGCGTGCCCCGTCTGCGGCCGCTGCTTCAAGGAGCCCTGGTTCCTCAAGAACCACATGAAGGTGCACGCCAGCAAGCTGGGGGCCCTGCGCGCGCCGGGGCCCGGCTCCGGGcccccccgggccccgccccctcccgacCTGGGCCTCCTGGCCTACGAGCCCCTGGGCCCCGCGCTGCTGTTGGCCCCGGCGCCGCCGCCCGGGGAGCGGGCCGAGCCCCCGGGCCTGCTGGGCTACCTGAGCTTGCGGGCCGGGAAAGCCAGGCCCAACGGCGAGGGCTCCGAGCCCGGCGCCGGCCGCGGCTTCGGGGGCTTCCGCCCGCTCCCGGCCCGGGAGCGTCGGCCCCGCCTGGAGGAGccggaggaagaggaagaggaggtggTGGTGGAGGCGGAGGAGGACAGCTGGACGCGGGGCAGGGCCCTCGGGGCGCTGGCTTCGCTTCACCGCCGGCCCGGGGAGGGCGCGGCCCATCCCGCCCCCGCCGCAGGGTGCCCGCCCCGGCCCGCAGCCTCCCAGG AAGAGAACGGGCTGTTGGTTGGGGGAGCTCGGCCTGAAGGGGCCCGGGGGGCCTCGGGCAAGGACTGCCCCTTCTGTGGGAAATCCTTCCGTTCCGCGCACCACCTCAAAGTGCATCTGCGGGTGCACACAG GTGAGCGCCCCTACAAGTGCCCCCACTGCGATTACGCGGGTACCCAGTCGGGCTCCCTCAAGTACCACCTGCAGCGCCACCATCGAGAGCAGAGGAGCGGGGCAGGACCAGGGCCGCCCCCGGAGCCGCCGCCCCCGCCCCAGCGGGGCTCAACTCCGTCTCAAGGGGCCAAAGCGAGTCCTGCGCCCCCGAGCTGGGCCGAGGGCGCCCTGGCCTCCCGCCTCCCTTCCAGCGCCACAGCCCCCTCCCGCCGGAAGCCCGTGAGCCCGGGGAGGACCCTGCGCAATGGGCGAGGCGGCGAAGCCGAGCCTCTGGACCTGTCCCTGCGGGCTGGGGCCGGAGGcgaggccggggccgggggctCCCTGCACCGCTGCCTCTTCTGCCCGTTCGCCACCGGGGCTCCCGAGCTCATGGCTTTGCATCTGCAAGTGCATCACAGCCGGAGGGCGCGGGGTCGCAGGCCACCCCAGtccgccccctcccctccctcctccgcTTGCGTCTTGTCGGGGGAGTTGACCCCCAGCCCTCCGCAGGATGGGGATGATGGGAGCCCCGGGCTCTCCCGAGCGGGAGAGGCCGCCGGGGCCGGGGTGGGGGGCCAGGAACGGTAG
- the ZNF219 gene encoding zinc finger protein 219 isoform X1 yields the protein MEGSRPRSPGGPLALPAFDGELDLQRYSNGPGLSGGPAGMGAAGWPEGRGSGRRFPCPVCGKRFRFNSILALHLRAHPGAQPFQCPHCGHRTAQRALLRLHLRTHQPERPRSPAARLLLELEERALLREARLGSAPGPLLPAPPPAELPAPAPAPAPAPSLPAFRCPFCKGKFRTAAERERHLHILHRPWKCSLCSFGASQEEELLRHSLAAHGAPERPLAPNAAGPQPRPRPESEAAPELEPEPEPEPEPAPAPAAAPEEPPAPPEFRCQVCGQSFTQSWFLKGHMRKHKASFDHACPVCGRCFKEPWFLKNHMKVHASKLGALRAPGPGSGPPRAPPPPDLGLLAYEPLGPALLLAPAPPPGERAEPPGLLGYLSLRAGKARPNGEGSEPGAGRGFGGFRPLPARERRPRLEEPEEEEEEVVVEAEEDSWTRGRALGALASLHRRPGEGAAHPAPAAGCPPRPAASQEENGLLVGGARPEGARGASGKDCPFCGKSFRSAHHLKVHLRVHTGERPYKCPHCDYAGTQSGSLKYHLQRHHREQRSGAGPGPPPEPPPPPQRGSTPSQGAKASPAPPSWAEGALASRLPSSATAPSRRKPVSPGRTLRNGRGGEAEPLDLSLRAGAGGEAGAGGSLHRCLFCPFATGAPELMALHLQVHHSRRARGRRPPQSAPSPPSSACVLSGELTPSPPQDGDDGSPGLSRAGEAAGAGVGGQER from the exons ATGGAG GGCTCACGGCCGCGCTCCCCGGGCGGCCCCCTCGCCCTGCCGGCCTTCGACGGCGAGCTGGACCTGCAGCGTTACTCCAACGGGCCGGGCCTGAGCGGGGGGCCGGCGGGCATGGGGGCGGCCGGCTGGCCCGAGGGCCGCGGGAGCGGGCGGCGCTTCCCGTGCCCGGTGTGCGGGAAGCGCTTTCGCTTCAACTCGATCCTGGCGCTGCATCTGCGGGCCCACCCGGGCGCCCAGCCCTTCCAGTGCCCGCACTGCGGCCACCGCACGGCGCAGAGGGCCCTGCTGCGCCTGCACTTGCGCACGCACCAGCCCGAGCGCCCGCGCAGCCCCGCCGCGCGCCTGCTGCTGGAGCTGGAGGAGCGCGCCCTGCTGCGGGAGGCCCGGCTGGGCAGTGCGCCCGGGCCGCTCCTGccagccccgccccccgccgagctccccgccccggccccggccccggccccggccccttCGCTACCTGCCTTCCGCTGCCCCTTCTGCAAAGGCAAGTTCCGCACGGCGGCGGAGCGCGAACGCCACCTGCACATCCTCCACCGGCCCTGGAAGTGCAGCCTGTGCAGCTTCGGCGCCAGCCAGGAGGAGGAGCTGCTGCGCCACAGCCTGGCGGCTCACGGCGCCCCCGAGCGCCCCCTGGCGCCCAACGCCGCCGGTCCCCAGCCCCGGCCACGGCCCGAGTCCGAGGCGGCCCCGGAGCTCGAGCCCGAGCCGGAGCCCGAGCCGgagcccgccccggccccggccgccgCCCCGGAGGAGCCCCCGGCGCCCCCGGAGTTCCGCTGCCAAGTCTGCGGCCAGAGTTTCACCCAGTCCTGGTTTCTCAAGGGCCACATGCGCAAGCACAAGGCCTCCTTCGACCACGCGTGCCCCGTCTGCGGCCGCTGCTTCAAGGAGCCCTGGTTCCTCAAGAACCACATGAAGGTGCACGCCAGCAAGCTGGGGGCCCTGCGCGCGCCGGGGCCCGGCTCCGGGcccccccgggccccgccccctcccgacCTGGGCCTCCTGGCCTACGAGCCCCTGGGCCCCGCGCTGCTGTTGGCCCCGGCGCCGCCGCCCGGGGAGCGGGCCGAGCCCCCGGGCCTGCTGGGCTACCTGAGCTTGCGGGCCGGGAAAGCCAGGCCCAACGGCGAGGGCTCCGAGCCCGGCGCCGGCCGCGGCTTCGGGGGCTTCCGCCCGCTCCCGGCCCGGGAGCGTCGGCCCCGCCTGGAGGAGccggaggaagaggaagaggaggtggTGGTGGAGGCGGAGGAGGACAGCTGGACGCGGGGCAGGGCCCTCGGGGCGCTGGCTTCGCTTCACCGCCGGCCCGGGGAGGGCGCGGCCCATCCCGCCCCCGCCGCAGGGTGCCCGCCCCGGCCCGCAGCCTCCCAGG AAGAGAACGGGCTGTTGGTTGGGGGAGCTCGGCCTGAAGGGGCCCGGGGGGCCTCGGGCAAGGACTGCCCCTTCTGTGGGAAATCCTTCCGTTCCGCGCACCACCTCAAAGTGCATCTGCGGGTGCACACAG GTGAGCGCCCCTACAAGTGCCCCCACTGCGATTACGCGGGTACCCAGTCGGGCTCCCTCAAGTACCACCTGCAGCGCCACCATCGAGAGCAGAGGAGCGGGGCAGGACCAGGGCCGCCCCCGGAGCCGCCGCCCCCGCCCCAGCGGGGCTCAACTCCGTCTCAAGGGGCCAAAGCGAGTCCTGCGCCCCCGAGCTGGGCCGAGGGCGCCCTGGCCTCCCGCCTCCCTTCCAGCGCCACAGCCCCCTCCCGCCGGAAGCCCGTGAGCCCGGGGAGGACCCTGCGCAATGGGCGAGGCGGCGAAGCCGAGCCTCTGGACCTGTCCCTGCGGGCTGGGGCCGGAGGcgaggccggggccgggggctCCCTGCACCGCTGCCTCTTCTGCCCGTTCGCCACCGGGGCTCCCGAGCTCATGGCTTTGCATCTGCAAGTGCATCACAGCCGGAGGGCGCGGGGTCGCAGGCCACCCCAGtccgccccctcccctccctcctccgcTTGCGTCTTGTCGGGGGAGTTGACCCCCAGCCCTCCGCAGGATGGGGATGATGGGAGCCCCGGGCTCTCCCGAGCGGGAGAGGCCGCCGGGGCCGGGGTGGGGGGCCAGGAACGGTAG